Within the Musa acuminata AAA Group cultivar baxijiao chromosome BXJ2-9, Cavendish_Baxijiao_AAA, whole genome shotgun sequence genome, the region tgAGAGTATTTTCCAATTTTAAGATTCCTTTATAACGATTTTTAAATGGGGAAGCATGCCTTACACCATTTAATATGATATGAACCAACAATGTAGTTACCATGTTCATCAGATATCTACAATCACCAAGAGGAGATGAGCTATGGACAAATATACCAAAAGATTAAAAGCTAACAATGACTGCACAAAATACATGATGCAAACCATATAGATGCAAGTGCTAAGTAGTTCTTCCCATATATGAGGAAAAATTTCTCATAGTGAAATCTAGAATCTATAACTAGCCGAAAACTACTAGACAAATGCAACCATGGAACCGGCCGATGAGATTTCACAGGTAGACACACATTTTCTTACTCTCGGCACGCATTCTGAATTCTTCGGCATCCTTCTTAGCTCTCTCCAGGTTCGCCCTTAGCCTATCGATCTCTTTGCCTGACCTCTTTGTGGCTTCCTGCGAAATCTTCTCTGCTTTTAGGCGTGCAGCTTGCTCTTCGGCCAACAGTTTCTTGAGTTTCTCCACGGTTTGCATTAGCTTATGCTCGACCTACAAAGGAGCCAGAAAAGGAACTCAAAAGTGATATACTGTCATAAAGAGAAGACAACAGAACGAAGTGTCACAGATCTTAATGAAAACAAATTAATGCAGAGAGCAATTGATGGAGCACCAAAGTTCACTCATGGAGAATAAAGCCCATGAAGATATAATCATCAAAGAAAAATATCACAGCCAATTGCTGCAAATCTAGATGAAGAACTCTAATAAAGGGTGCAGTTTTATGTGGAGTACACTATTTTGGCTGGAATACGTGAGTAACAATACCCAGGaagaatattattttcaaaacataagtCACACAGGAAAGACTGGTAATGCCAAAATGTTTGAGAAGGCTTGAGAAGTACAAACTACAAACGTGAAACTTTCGATGGGCACACAAAACCAGTATGTTGTTATAAACAATGACGTCGTTAAAGTGTATTTATCACAAATAGCAAAATCCACCTCAAAGTGGACAATGATGGATTAAACTAATGTCCATGTTCTATAAACAACACAAGAGATAACATGTAATTGCAGCTTGCAAGTTGTTTACACAAATCACATAAACAATTAAAACATTATCTGCAAACACATTTCGAAATGAGAAAACTGCAGAATCAATATCACAACCTATACAGCAGGATCACGATGATTGACCAAATATGTTCTTCACATTTATGTGCCACAGAAAAACTTCATGCTTAAATCTATAAGTCTAAAACCATCGCCAAAACAATGCTAATTCGAGGAACCATATGAATTAGATGTGATGGAATTTAGAACAAACAGCACACTTGTAAACATAGTTCGAGTTATGCAATAATCCAAATTTATGGTACTTGTGGAAGCTCCTATAGAGGCTCCATATATTATTTCTCAGTCAGTCCTTTCAgttgtatatataaaaatatagatagatttcCGTTATCTGTACATGCAAGTAGCATCTAAGTGTGGTGTCTTCATTAGACGCTTCTCTTGCCGGTGAAGAACTCTGATTCCAAGCATTTTGACCAGCCATAGAATCTACCCATAAAAAACGCTTCTGATTTAGATGCTACTTGTGCTGGTGAAGAACCCAGCAATATATGAAACCATCGTACTTTACTTCAGTGCAACTAAAACTTGTGGCTATTCAAATAAATTCAATAAATACTTTTAATGTATATTTCTGGTTATCTAGGGTCTATTCAGATTTCAGACATCACAATGGTATTTCAATTGCATCAAATCTACGGCAATTGTCACTAGAATAAACTGAAAATCAGCCTTCTTGCTTGTTTCCAGAAATTTAGATACGGTTTCTTTTGGCAGCTGATGTAATGAAATACATATGTGACAGACTAGAAAGTTAAAGACATCAGATTCATCGTTTTACATGTAGTATACAAGTCAATTTCTATCTGACTCCACAAAGCGATGTTAGTATAGAGATATTCTGAAAAAGGAACAAATACAATATACCATTTCAGTTACTCGTGCAAGCTGATCATCATAGGAACTGTATATTTCTTCCTTCAATGCAGATATCTGTTGCTCAGAATATCCTTTCATAGATTCAACCTCTTTCTCCTTGTGCTGGAGCCTCAAAGCTCCTTCCTGTCCCCAAAGGGATAAAAGAAGTaaataaacaaacaaacaaatgaaGAGACAATCAAAGACTTATCTACATtgtcatagtttttttttttttaaacaatacAATTTAGTGTCATAAATGCGAAGGTGCACAATTGGCTCCTTACCTTAAGTTCATCAAACAGCTTATCTGAAAATGGTTTTCCGCCATTGCTTGCGATGACAGAATCCACAAGATATAAAAGTCCTTGCATCTGCTTAGCTCGTTTGGTCTCATCTTTAGTCTTGTTATCAAAAAGCACAATCCTATTTTTACAGGATTCGAGAAATTTCTGAAAGAAGTTCAGcaacaaaataaaacaaacagACTGCATTAGCACTTTAAGAATACTTATGTTTCTTCAAAACCAAATAAGTTGGCAGAATCAGAGCGTGACGACACAAAGATCGTTATCATCCATAAGTGACATCTCACAAACATAATGCACAGGCACCTTATTTAACATGAGATTCATATCATAGGCCTACCTATGACAATTATTCTTCTCGAATACATGCATGACCATATGAAAGAACTTGAATATTAACTGAATAGGCAAAAGAAGAAAGGAAACCTGTAGAGACTGATGCTTTGTACAACCTATGAATTCCTTGAGAGTTTGGTCACAGCTTTCCAGATCATCTCCACCAGTAAAAACTGCAATCATATAGTCAAGGATTTTCTCACCGAAAAAGGTTTTGAGACTTTCAATTGCAGACTCTTCTTCGGGTGAGAAACGCGATCTAGCAGAAAAAAccataagtattgcatgaatgCCATCCTTTGCCAAATTTACACATCGAACAATCTCTTTGCCGGTGGCCTCTGATTCATCAGAATTATCAAACAGTCCTACAAACGCAAACAATGATGTTAccaagaacaaaagaagacacTTGTGGAATGGATATCAATCATAGATAATATAAGCTTACCCGGTGTGTCAATGACATTCACAATCCGACCATCCTGCAACGTAGTGCTTTGCAATTCACAAGTACTCGTCACGCCAAACAAGCTAAGCCTTGACAAGAATGCCTCTCTGCCCAGAATACTATTGCCAGTTGCACTTTTTCCATTGCCAGTTTTTCCAAAAAGAACAAAAGTATTAACAGTGTTAACCGAGTTGGTGAAGTCCCGGTCATCATCTATGCTGCTTCTACTCATTGTTCAACACGAAAATCTGAAATTACCAAtaacagaaaaagaaaatgagaatCAAATACAAAAAGTTCAATGCCATCACAAAATACCATTTTGATCATTGCTCAGAAAAATACATAGAACAGTCAGATCACAAGGgggggaaaaaaaaatcaaagatataaACTTCTGATTCACTAGGCAATCAATTCATCCATAAAGATGTCAAATTTTATCACTAAATGATACAATAAATCTTTAAAATAGCGAAAAAGTTAGAGAGCATATTGGTGCACCATCAAAAAATGAGGAAGCATGTCAGATTGTACAATATAAGAAAACATAAGTAAAACCAACATCTCATATAAGTAGACATCAAAACAAGattgggagaaaaaaaaaagaaaagaaaagaaatcataCCGAAAGATGGGATCTTGAAAAGGGCACAGCCAAGGACATTAAAAAACCCTAAAAATTGAAATCCATCAGTTTCGATTACACGACAACGGGGCACAAACGATCTTGGAATCAGCTGGAGAAGAGGAGGGTGTCGACCGCAAATATCGAATTGAAGTCGAGTAGGGAATCGATGAGACGGCGAAGCCGCGATCGAGGCGACAGCGACGACAGCTTCTTTTATCGGGCAAAGAACGATACTTTGCCGGATAGGATAGAATTCTGAGTCAGAGCGGTTGAGTTCTCCAGTTGATGCGACTCGTCCAACGGACTCGTTTGCCCACCACGAGGTGACTCGGCCTTCGgcaatatattaattttaatttataaaacgaaaagaaaattattgtgcttattgatttcttttatttaaagaggaaaaAAAGGGAATAAAAACCATGATATTTGTTTTTTTTCACGATAAATGTGACATCACTCAGAGAAAGCATGTAATGTGGCCCCCATCGATTTCTTGATAGATAGGTCTCATTCCCTCAAATGTTTCACGAGTTATttgttgatcgaagctttctcaaaGGCAGCAAATCTTTGTGGGGTTCACTGTAGATTCGTTTCTCCCTATTGTTGCATAATTCTTTGCATTTTAGCAAATTTCATCTCTCGCCGACATCTTTTAATTTTGACACGTGCAGATCTCTAAGATAAAAAAACCTTAATTactgataataatatttttaatttaattatattaaaaatttaaatttaagtgTTATAAGTCGACGATAAACTTAAAGTTAATAGACCATTTATCTCACATCatcgacgttaaaatcaatctacgatcatgattttaatataatgaataaaaatttattttttcttgaaaaaacatGATTCTATTTATCTGAGAGATATCTAATGATGACATAAAACCTCTCCAATTTAATTTTAGAACCATATCAGCAAACAAAGCAAACAGATAAACAAGAAATTGGACCACAGATAATTAAAACCATGATGATGGGACTTCGAATAGCAGCTCAAAAGATGGAGGTGGAGTCATCAAGTGCACATTGTTTTCTTCCTCCACAAACATAAATGCTTTGGCAGATCTCTTTGTCTTGCTTGTGGTGTCATCAGGAAATAGTTTGGAGTCCAGCAATCTATGAACACAATTCAAAAAGAGATGAACTTGATCTTCTTCCAAAGAAGAGACACACACAAAACACAGATGTGGGTCACTGCCAAAGAGTTCATGTTTCTGCTTCCAAGTTGATTCCAGCAACATAAATATCTGCTGATTTTGCTGATCCTAATGAATAGTTAAATCTACTGAAGTTAGTACAAATCATCAGTGCCAATAGTAAGCTTTAGAAACAATAATTTTCATTCacagtatctatctatctatttcaAATGTTTGCAATGTGACAAAGGCAAAAAAAATAGTACACTGTAGaattgtttctctctctctctctctctatctatctatctcactAGTGATCTTAGCTGTCCCAAGCTGATCAAATGTCTCATTCAGTTTAGTTATAGCAAGCATTCAATCATACTCAATCTCTTATAATTTTGTGGTCAGAAAAGTCAGATTAGAAATCCTTTACTGAAGTAAACCACCACTTAATgactttatgatttgtatatccaaGTTGTTTCAGTAGAAAAGAATCCTTCATAAAACATGGTGACTGCTGTTCATCATGGTTTCATGAGACTTGGATGGCAACTCAATTGTAGAACTTGCtctaaattaatatcatcattctATGTAATTTCTCTAAGCCAGACAGCTTATTTTCTTAGTTttctgcacacacacacacaaaaagcaTTAAGAGTGGTGTAATTTCAGAAGAATACAaggtaaaaagaaaaataaaatatcagaTAAACTAATTACAATATTTTCActgaaaaatggagccaaaaagacaGAAACATCACACAGACATGAACACACTTGAAGAGGTCCCATGCACCACAAGCAATCTCTTTTGTCGTCATGTTCTTTTGCTGAATGATTAGAGGCACCGCTGCCATCGAACACACCACGAGATCTGCCTCTAGACCAAGTGGAGTACACAGCTTCCACTAGTTTCCTTCTCTTCTCCTggatttttctctctctctctctctagatctgCACCCCTTCCGTTGCTCCACTTCTTCTTCTATCTTTCTCTCACGCGCTCGCCCGCTCAGGTGGCCGAGGAAGCTCGGAGACCGGAGACCGCCATCATCTCCTTCGATGCTCCATCAAAGCAGATTTGAGCTTCTGTTCTCCCATGACGAGCGCTGTGAGATCGTAGAGAAGGAACACCAGAACTGGCAACTCCACTGGTACGtgatttatctctctctctctttctctctctctctctctctctctccccgaagTTGTAGTTTTAGGAAAACTTGTTTTGTATGCTACGATCAGCTGCATAAGTTTGGAGATGAATCGAGTGTGTCATACGATCCGTGGGATAAGATGAAGAGTGCCAAGGAGTGACACAGAATGTGGTCGATAGAGAGGTCAAGAGGTTCGTTTAGCACACAGGTCAAACATAGGGGGAATGACACGAGGTGGGGCCACACAGTGGCCACGTGTGAGTTCGGTGCCAACGTGTTAGACCCAGATTGGCATATGGCGAAGGGTCCCACCGGCTGTCGGTGGGCTGCGCGAGCTTGCTTGCACGCATTTGCTGGGAAGGAACACTTTGTCTGGTTCTGATACGGCACACTCAATCTTCATACGTTAGTGAATCCAAACAGTAGATCTGCATAGGGAATCAAACGAAGAACCCTCCACAAATTAAGACTAAGAAGATTGAGATCAGCAATGCTTATAATCAGAGAATACTAACAGCAACAAGAAGAACAAAATTGATTTGTCTGAGTATGATCAATCCACTCTTGTTCTCACATTCTATGTTGATGTTGTTGTTTGTGTAAAGAGCAAATCTAGATATCTTGAAGAACACCTGAATACTTCGCATCAAATCTGCTTCGTTCTTCTGACTGACAGGGCTCATATGAGAGATTGATCACCGTTTAGGCCTTGATAGATGCAGGCATGGCCGGATTCCTCCACCCTTTCTTCCATCTCCTGAGCACTCTTCTTCTGCTAGCTTCTCTGCGAATCTCGAACTCCCAAGATGAGCAAGCCCAGGCGCTGCTGCATTTGAAGAGCACCCTAATTGACCCTGCAAATTTTCTCGAGACATGGAAGGAATCCAGTTCTCCATGCAGGTTTCTTGGTGTCACTTGTGACTCCACCTCTGGTGAGGTCACTGGGATCTCACTGCCAAGAAGTAATCTCTCTGGTGAGATCTCACCATCGATCGCCCTCCTCAGCAGCCTCACCACTCTTCTCCTGCAAGAGAATTCCATGTCGGGGACTGTTCCTGCGGAGCTGGCAAACTGCATGAATCTCCAGGTCCTCAACCTGTCTTCCAATAGCTTGACGGGCCAATTACCAGATCTCTCAGGCTTAAAGAACCTCAAAGTCCTTGATGTCTCGAGCAACAAGCTTTCCGGTAGCTTTCCACCATGGATCGGGAACTTGTCAGGCCTGGTTGAGCTCGGCCTGGCCGAGAACGACTTCGACGAGGGGGAGATTCCGCCAGGAATCGGGAACCTGAAGAACTTGACCTGGCTTTACATGGCGAACTGTAATCTAAGCGGAGAGATCCCGGACTCGGTATCCGAATTGTCCTCACTTGGCACACTCGATTTCTCTCAGAACAAACTCTCAGGACCATTACCAAAGGCAATCTCGAAGCTGCGCAAGCTGTTCAAGATCGAGCTCTACCAGAACAATCTAACTGGTGTGATACCTCCTGAGCTATCAGACCTCACTGAGCTCCGAGAGATCGATGTCTCCCGGAATCAGATCAGTGGGAGAATTCCAGCTGAAGTCGGCAGTCTCAAGAAGCTCACAGTGATCCAATTATACAGGAACGACTTCTGGGGTGAGCTCCCACGAGGCTTCGGTGACCTGCAGTTCCTCAGTGCATTCTCTATCTATGAGAACAGATTCTCCGGGGAGTTTCCTGCAAACTTTGGAAGATTCTCACCTCTGAACAGCTTTGACATCTCGGAGAACAACTTCTCCGGGCGGTTCCCCGGATTCTTGTGCCAAAACAACAACCTGCAGTTCCTGCTTGCCCTCGAGAACAAGTTCTCAGGTGCATTTCCGGATTCATATGCTAACTGTAAGACTCTGCGTAGGTTCAGGATCAGCCAGAATAGCTTCTCGGGTAGGCTTCCGAATGGGATTTGGGGACTGCCATTTGCGGTCATCATCGATGTATCGGACAATGGGTTCACCGGAAGAATACCTTCGGAGATAGGGAAGTCCACCAGCTTGAGCCAGCTCTCTGTGCGGAACAACAAGCTATCCGGTGAGATTCCAGCTGAGATTGGGAAGCTCTCACAGCTACAGAAGCTGTACGCATCCAACAACTCCCTCTCAGGTCGCATTCCATCTGAAATCGGCAGCCTGTACCAGTTGACAACTCTGCATTTGCAAGACAACGATCTTAGTGGATCCATACCATCAGAACTTGGACTGTGCAGCAGGCTGGTGGAGATAGATCTTTCACAGAACACATTGGGTGGTCGTATTCCGGGAACACTGTCCCAGTTGGCATCTCTCAACTCGATAAACCTTTCGCGGAACTTGATCACAGGTCCAATTCCAGATGGTTTGCAGTCTCTTAAGCTCAGCTCTATCGATTTCTCCGGTAACAAATTATCCGGAAGAGTTCCTCCCGGTCTTCTCGTGATAGCTGGAGAAGAAGCATTCTCTGGTAATCCAGCACTCTGCATCGATGGGAGATCAGGAAACAGATGGGATCCTGAATTGGGAATGTGCAGAGTAAGCAGCAAACACAGATATGTTTTCGGAAATAGAATGGTTTTCACAGCCCTTGTTTTCTCAGCACTGATCATATTTCTAGCTGGACTAGTGTTGGTGAGTTACAGGAGCTTGAAGCTTGATGAATCCATTAGAAATAAGGATCTTGATGAGTGCATGGAAGATGAGCCGGAGTGGAAAATTGAGTCATTTTATCCACTAGAACTGGATGCAGAAGAGATGTCGAATTTGGATGAAGAGCATTTGATtggcagtggaagcactggcaaaGTTTACAGATTGGATCTAAGGAACAGAAGCACGGTCGCCGTGAAGCAGCTGCTGAAGGGGAATGAAGCTAGAGTTTTCATGGCAGAAATGAACATACTAGGAAAGATCAGGCACAGGAACATACTGAAGCTTCATGCTTGCTTGACAAGAGGGGATCTTAGTCTCCTTGTGTTTGAGTTCATGCCCAATGGCAATCTTTATCACGCCCTTCGCCGCGAAGTAAAAGCTGGGGAGCCAGAGTTGGACTGGAACAAGCGCTACAAGATTGCCATGGGTGCAGCAAAGGGGATTATGTATCTTCACCATGACTGCTCCCCAGCCATAATTCACAGGGACATAAAATCCAACAACATACTGCTTGATGAGGACTATGAAGCTAAAATTGCCGACTTTGGGATCGCGAAAATAGCAGAGGAGTCAGATTCAAGCTGTTTTGCTGGCACGCATGGTTACATCGCTCCCGGTATGCTTGCTCTCCATCATCATATTACTTCTTTTCCTCTGGGCATCTAAAATTTGAATGCATAATTAGCCACCATTTTAGATTACACAATTATCAATTTAAAGGATCATATGCATTTCAACTTACTGATTCTGCTGGATTGTTTGATCTCAGAACTGGCATATTCAGTCAAGGTGACAGAAAAGAGTGATGTGTATAGCTTTGGTATAGTCTTGCTTGAATTGCTTACCGGGCATGGACCTGTTGAGCCTCAGTACGGTGAAGGCAAAGACATAGTCTACTGGGTTTCCACTCATCTCAATCAGCAAAATGCTTCAGAGATTTTGGACTCAAGAGTGTCAAGCCCTGCAGAAGAATGCATGATGAAGGTTCTGAAGGTTGCAATCCTGTGTACCACCAAGTTGCCAAATCTAAGACCTACCATGAGAGAGGTGGTCAATATGCTGATCGATGCAGATCCTTGCAATCTTGCTGCCAGGGAAAAGAACTACTACAAGAATCTTTAGCTTCCATGCCTCTGTGCCATGACTATGAGCTTTTAGATCTGTTCATGGCAGTTCAGAAACACCTGTCTTCCTTTCAATCAGCAAGTCAAGGACACAACTATTTCTTCAAAAGTCAAAAGAACAACAAGAACAATCATGGTTAGAAGTATCTC harbors:
- the LOC135622766 gene encoding immune-associated nucleotide-binding protein 9-like yields the protein MSRSSIDDDRDFTNSVNTVNTFVLFGKTGNGKSATGNSILGREAFLSRLSLFGVTSTCELQSTTLQDGRIVNVIDTPGLFDNSDESEATGKEIVRCVNLAKDGIHAILMVFSARSRFSPEEESAIESLKTFFGEKILDYMIAVFTGGDDLESCDQTLKEFIGCTKHQSLQKFLESCKNRIVLFDNKTKDETKRAKQMQGLLYLVDSVIASNGGKPFSDKLFDELKEGALRLQHKEKEVESMKGYSEQQISALKEEIYSSYDDQLARVTEMVEHKLMQTVEKLKKLLAEEQAARLKAEKISQEATKRSGKEIDRLRANLERAKKDAEEFRMRAESKKMCVYL
- the LOC103997460 gene encoding receptor protein-tyrosine kinase CEPR2, whose translation is MAGFLHPFFHLLSTLLLLASLRISNSQDEQAQALLHLKSTLIDPANFLETWKESSSPCRFLGVTCDSTSGEVTGISLPRSNLSGEISPSIALLSSLTTLLLQENSMSGTVPAELANCMNLQVLNLSSNSLTGQLPDLSGLKNLKVLDVSSNKLSGSFPPWIGNLSGLVELGLAENDFDEGEIPPGIGNLKNLTWLYMANCNLSGEIPDSVSELSSLGTLDFSQNKLSGPLPKAISKLRKLFKIELYQNNLTGVIPPELSDLTELREIDVSRNQISGRIPAEVGSLKKLTVIQLYRNDFWGELPRGFGDLQFLSAFSIYENRFSGEFPANFGRFSPLNSFDISENNFSGRFPGFLCQNNNLQFLLALENKFSGAFPDSYANCKTLRRFRISQNSFSGRLPNGIWGLPFAVIIDVSDNGFTGRIPSEIGKSTSLSQLSVRNNKLSGEIPAEIGKLSQLQKLYASNNSLSGRIPSEIGSLYQLTTLHLQDNDLSGSIPSELGLCSRLVEIDLSQNTLGGRIPGTLSQLASLNSINLSRNLITGPIPDGLQSLKLSSIDFSGNKLSGRVPPGLLVIAGEEAFSGNPALCIDGRSGNRWDPELGMCRVSSKHRYVFGNRMVFTALVFSALIIFLAGLVLVSYRSLKLDESIRNKDLDECMEDEPEWKIESFYPLELDAEEMSNLDEEHLIGSGSTGKVYRLDLRNRSTVAVKQLLKGNEARVFMAEMNILGKIRHRNILKLHACLTRGDLSLLVFEFMPNGNLYHALRREVKAGEPELDWNKRYKIAMGAAKGIMYLHHDCSPAIIHRDIKSNNILLDEDYEAKIADFGIAKIAEESDSSCFAGTHGYIAPELAYSVKVTEKSDVYSFGIVLLELLTGHGPVEPQYGEGKDIVYWVSTHLNQQNASEILDSRVSSPAEECMMKVLKVAILCTTKLPNLRPTMREVVNMLIDADPCNLAAREKNYYKNL